The nucleotide window TTTGACAAGGGAAAGATAGACGGCCTTCTGGGTATCCATTAACTGAAGAAGCGATTTCACGGCGGGCATTAGCCCGCTTTGTTTTTTTGTCAACGGGGTGCTATTCTCTCAATATAGAGCAAAAAGCATATATGTACATTGCTGGAGGTGTTGAGTTGAAGAGGTACTTTGTTGCGCCTGGTAGGATTAATATCATTGGAGAGCATACTGATTACAACGAAGGGTTCGTAATGCCAGCCGCGATTGACAAATATGTTCTTCTGTCAATTGAGAAGAATGGTAACGGTCGGATTCACCTGAGCTCCATGGGAAGAAAACCGGTGTCATTCGAAGAAAGTGTTATTGAAAAGACAGGTGACTGGAGCGATTATCTAAAAGGAATAATCTGGATCTTGAAGAATAAGCTTGACGCCAAGTTCGGGGGAATGGATATTGATATTCGCTCCAGCCTTCCTGAAGGAGCAGGTCTCTCGAGCTCTGCCGCTTTAGAGGTTGCCTTGATAGTAGCACTGAACTCGGTTTTTGATCTAAAGCTCAGCGAAACTCAGTTGTACAATTATGCTCAGGAAGCAGAGAACGATTTTGTCGGAGTCAAGTGTGGAATTATGGATCAATTCACGGCGGTAATGGGACGTAGGAACAAGGCGATATTCCTTGATACTCTCAAGATGCAATATGAGTATGTCCCCCTGGAACTGGGCGACTATACGCTTCTTGTGTTCGATTCAAAGGTACATCATTCTCTTTCAAGAGGCGCGTATAATTCAAGAAGAGAGGAAGCACGAAAGGCTCTTGAGATTCTTGGCAGGAGTAGCTATCGCGAAGTTTCAATGGTTGATCTGTTTCCGAACAGAGGAAAAATGGGTGATCTCTATTATAGACGAGCTTTGCATGTTGTTTCAGAGAACATGAGGGTTCTGGAGTCAATGAAGATTCTATCAAACTCGAATTTTGAAAACCTTGGCAGGCTTCTCATACAATCTCATGAATCTCTGGCTCTTGACTATGAGGTTACTTGTGAAGAAACTGACTTCATTGTTGATACGCTTAGAGAGATGAAGGGCGTATCGGGTGCAAGAATGATTGGAGCCGGGTTCGGTGGATCGGTACTCGCCCTTTGTGAGAAAACCGAGGAGAAGAAGATAGTTGAAGTGGTGAAAACGAGATATAAAGAGAAGTTTGCGATAGATATCGATTGTTACGAAGTAAGGCCCTCGGATGGTGCAAGGGAAGTTGAAGCCTCTTTCCCTTTGTGAGAAAGAAAGTCTGACTTAAATGGACTTATCCCAGTTCTGTTGCTTTGAACGGTTTTGCGAAGGAGGATGATATGAACATTAGACTAGGCGTTGTAGGAGCGGGAATC belongs to Mesotoga sp. Brook.08.105.5.1 and includes:
- the galK gene encoding galactokinase — translated: MKRYFVAPGRINIIGEHTDYNEGFVMPAAIDKYVLLSIEKNGNGRIHLSSMGRKPVSFEESVIEKTGDWSDYLKGIIWILKNKLDAKFGGMDIDIRSSLPEGAGLSSSAALEVALIVALNSVFDLKLSETQLYNYAQEAENDFVGVKCGIMDQFTAVMGRRNKAIFLDTLKMQYEYVPLELGDYTLLVFDSKVHHSLSRGAYNSRREEARKALEILGRSSYREVSMVDLFPNRGKMGDLYYRRALHVVSENMRVLESMKILSNSNFENLGRLLIQSHESLALDYEVTCEETDFIVDTLREMKGVSGARMIGAGFGGSVLALCEKTEEKKIVEVVKTRYKEKFAIDIDCYEVRPSDGAREVEASFPL